A part of Peromyscus maniculatus bairdii isolate BWxNUB_F1_BW_parent chromosome 10, HU_Pman_BW_mat_3.1, whole genome shotgun sequence genomic DNA contains:
- the LOC102914800 gene encoding C-X-C motif chemokine 3-like, translating to MAPATCPLLCSALMLLLLLATSRQATGTVVASELRCQCLRTQERIDFQDIQSLKVTPPGPHCTQTEVIAILKDGQEVCLNPEASLVQRIIQKILKTVKSS from the exons ATGGCCCCAGCCACCTGTCCACTCCTCTGCTCCGctctgatgctgctgctgctcctggccaCCAGCCGCCAGGCTACAG GGACGGTTGTGGCCAGTGAGCTGCGCTGTCAGTGCCTGAGGACCCAAGAAAGGATCGatttccaggacatccagagcttgAAGGTGACGCCCCCAGGACCCCACTGCACCCAGACGGAAGTCAT AGCCATTCTTAAGGATGGTCAGGAAGTTTGCCTCAACCCTGAAGCCTCCTTGGTTCAGAGGATCATCCAAAAGATACTAAAGAC CGTCAAGTCCAGCTGA